From a single Epinephelus fuscoguttatus linkage group LG18, E.fuscoguttatus.final_Chr_v1 genomic region:
- the LOC125878689 gene encoding beta-1,3-galactosyl-O-glycosyl-glycoprotein beta-1,6-N-acetylglucosaminyltransferase 4-like yields the protein MNTRWALLRLRRKAFIPSLLSLLTLCVLLLLSVKYRYVPESVSPTAALHGIQLFHKHSINCLAIYDMDPVEVAKSLIIRRKHVVEDKDESLVDLTSNCSLFIKSRGYDDVCESEEEKAFPLAYSLVVHKYAWMVERLIRAVYSPSNIYCIHYDQKSSAPFISAMEGLARCLPNVFIASKQESVFYASISRLKADLNCLSDLLESEVKWKYVINLCGQDFPLRSNIELVSELKKLNGANMLETSRPSEQKKQRFKFHYELKDASFEYHKLPVKTEQLKTPPPHGIEVFSGNAYFVLSRDFVVHMNSSVVVKDFLAWSDDTYSPDEHFWATLVRLPGVPGEVPRSQPDITDLMSKTRLVKWHYLEEKLYPPCSGQHVRSVCIFGAAEMRWLLNYGHWFANKFDPKVDPILIQCLEEKLQERQKLFQLAATHNCPKV from the coding sequence ATGAATACGAGATGGGCATTACTGAGACTAAGAAGAAAAGCCTTCATTCCTTCACTGCTGTCACTGCTGACTCTGTGTGTCCTGCTATTGCTCAGTGTCAAGTACAGATATGTCCCAGAGTCTGTATCTCCTACAGCAGCGTTACATGGCATCCAGCTGTTTCACAAACACAGCATTAACTGTTTGGCTATATATGACATGGACCCAGTGGAGGTGGCCAAGTCGCTGATCATCAGACGGAAACACGTTGTggaggacaaggatgaaagtctAGTTGACCTCACCTCAAACTGCTCATTATTCATCAAGTCCAGAGGTTACGATGACGTGTGTgagtcagaggaggagaaagccTTTCCTCTTGCTTACTCGCTGGTTGTCCATAAATATGCGTGGATGGTAGAGCGGCTCATCAGAGCGGTGTACTCACCCAGTAACATCTACTGTATCCACTACGATCAGAAGTCTTCAGCTCCGTTCATCTCAGCCATGGAGGGTTTGGCTCGTTGTTTGCCCAACGTCTTCATCGCCTCCAAGCAGGAGTCTGTCTTCTACGCCAGCATCAGCCGACTGAAAGCCGATCTCAACTGTCTGTCTGACCTTTTGGAGTCAGAGGTCAAATGGAAGTATGTCATCAACCTCTGTGGCCAAGATTTCCCCCTCAGGTCCAACATCGAGCTGGTGTCAGAACTTAAGAAGTTAAATGGAGCCAATATGCTGGAGACGAGCCGACCCAGTGAGCAAAAGAAGCAGAGGTTCAAGTTTCACTACGAGCTGAAGGACGCCAGCTTTGAATATCATAAACTGCCAGTGAAAACAGAGCAGTTAAAGACTCCACCGCCACACGGTATTGAGGTGTTCTCCGGTAATGCCTACTTTGTCTTGTCCCGGGACTTTGTTGTACACATGAACTCCTCAGTTGTGGTGAAGGATTTCTTGGCGTGGTCAGATGACACCTACTCTCCAGACGAACACTTCTGGGCCACACTTGTGCGACTGCCAGGTGTGCCTGGAGAGGTGCCCAGATCCCAGCCTGATATCACTGACCTGATGAGTAAGACCAGGCTGGTGAAGTGGCACTACCTGGAGGAGAAACTTTACCCACCCTGCTCGGGGCAACATGTCCgcagtgtttgtatttttggtgCAGCGGAAATGCGCTGGTTGCTCAACTACGGTCACTGGTTCGCCAATAAGTTCGATCCCAAAGTGGACCCCATTCTCATTCAGTGTCTTGAGGAGAAGCTGCAGGAAAGACAAAAGTTATTTCAATTAGCAGCAACTCACAACTGTCCAAAGGTTTGA